The Cherax quadricarinatus isolate ZL_2023a unplaced genomic scaffold, ASM3850222v1 Contig5650, whole genome shotgun sequence genomic interval actgtTAAGCCATAATGAATGCCAGAATTTGAATTTAGTATTGCCGCTTCGAACGTAACTTTGAAAAAATACaaacccatatttaaaaaaaaataaaacaggaaatatgagttatatattatatatttatttcattatttacacCATTTTCCTGTGTCGCAATGCACTCCACTTGTTCAAAAtacaaaataataaataaattagtCCTTGCCTAGATCATCACCTTGCATTCATGATCATACATTGTATATTCTTGAACAACCTCTAGTGATCAGATATACTGCTGAATAATACTTACGTGGAAAGCTTTGTTATATCTCATGTATTACGCTTCAGTATACAGTCATCTCTTCTAGTTCCCCAACAGCAACCCAACTTTCCCTCCTCCATTACCACCTCCTATTCAACCTTGTGCTCCTCTCACCAATATTTTGGTCAATACACATTTGCAttttcccctcaccctccctttcTTCCCACAACCCTTCTACTGTACTCACAGTTCCCTGTTACTCATATCACAGTTAAATATGGTGACTCAATCTGTTTGTGACTGTGACCTTATTCAGTTGTTTTCCCTGAGTAATTTACTTGGACAGCTGAGTATAAATAACCCAGAAGCTGAGGACGGTGGTCAGTTGTCTCAGAGCACTTCGTCAGTCAACATGGTAATTAAACCGTCTTCCTCTGACATTTATATAACTCTAGTCATATATTATCAAGAATTATATACAATGCTAATGCCAAATacaaattgtatatatatatatatatatatatatatatatatatatatatatatatatatatatatatatatatatatatatatataatatgttaaTTTCTTGTCTTCAGATTGGTAAAGTTTGCACCCTGATTGTTATgtgtgtgatgattgtgatggcCAGCGCCGGCAGGTTTGGTGGAGGCTacagtggtggtcgtggtggttttggtggaggTGGCTTCGGTGGAGGTATGAAAGTAACAATCGAATATTTAGAATGGAAAATTTAATATTACTGCAcagattattatatattattagtaCCAGTAACGTCTTTCTCACTAACACGAATTCAGTCAATTGATCATTCGAGAAAATGACAATGAAATTAGTTTTAATTGTTAAA includes:
- the LOC128691525 gene encoding neuropeptide-like protein 31 isoform X1 yields the protein MVTQSVCDCDLIQLFSLSNLLGQLSINNPEAEDGGQLSQSTSSVNMIGKVCTLIVMCVMIVMASAGRFGGGYSGGRGGFGGGGFGGGGGGFGGYGGSGGFGGGFGGGSGRRYGGYGK
- the LOC128691525 gene encoding neuropeptide-like protein 31 isoform X2 yields the protein MVTQSVCDCDLIQLFSLSNLLGQLSINNPEAEDGGQLSQSTSSVNMIGKVCTLIVMCVMIVMASAGRFGGGYSGGRGGFGGGGFGGGGSGGFGGGFGGGSGRRYGGYGK